CCCTCATTGGCAGGTCAAATTGTTTGGAATCTACTCAACCGTGCTGGATTGGCTCAGGAGCTTGAAACCCAGACCTGCTGTAATAATTTGAATCTCGTTGCGCATCTCGTGGGCCTGTGTTCTAGCTGTCGTTTTGCTCCCTTACGATCCTATTGATAGGGAACTCTCTCAAGCTGCCAAGTAATTGGCATCGCTGCTTTTGTCTAATTGTCGCCTGACAAGCAATGGCGATCGTTGAGGGGATGGAGCATCGCGCACAGCAGGGACAATATGGGGTCGAACGTTTTATGTTTAATTAGGTTGAGCTACTTACGAATTCCGCGCCGACCTCATGGTTCGCAACAACCAAGGGTTGACCGACACCTACAACCGCTTCCACGACCCCGAAGAACGCGACCCCGACATCCTCAAACTGCGGGACCTGCACCAACAAATGGATCGTGCTGTCCTCAATACCTACAGTTGGCACGACATCGACACCACCTGCGGCTTCGCCCTCGACTACCTCGATATCGACACCGACAACCTTCCAACCCCCATTCAAGAACGCATCGCCTCCGGCGACCTCTTTTTTCCCACCGCCGAAGAAGCCACTGCTTTCGGTTCCCAAGTCAGCACCGGCAAGCGCAAACTCCCCTGGCGCTACCGCTGGCCCGAAACCACCCACGACGAAGTCCTTACCCGCCTTCTCGACCTCAACCAGCAGCGGCATTTAGAAGAAGTGCGCAGACACAAAGCAGTGGGCACCCTAAACGAGGGGAAAAGCCAGCGCTCTGACAAGAAGTCTCCCAAACCTCAAGCCAACACTCCTACCATCCCCGGTCTAGAAATCTAAGCATGAAACTCTCCCTGCCAATCAGCCGCCCCATGTGGCCACATATACAAACTCATACTCACTGGTCATGCTTCACCATGCTGAAGCATGGAATTGTAGGCGTATTAAGCACCCTATTGATGGTTAACTGGGCTGTTTTGCTGAGTGTCTATACTTTCGAAATTCAGTATTCCTGTAAGCCGTTAATCGAAGCCTCTACCTGTATTCCTTGTGCGCAAGCAAATCCTCCTCAATATTTTTGGCAACGTACCCATTTCTTCGTTCAGGCAGAGAACCAGCCGCCCTGCCCTGGGAATGATTCTAGCTCCGGCGATGATAGATCTGGTGTCTCTTCAAAAGATGGTTCAAAGGGTGGCAGTGGCAGCGATGGAAAGGATGAGCCAAAAACGCCAATCATTGAGCCAGACACTCTGATTAAGGGCTCCGTTGTGGGATCTGTCGTTGCTATAGGCGCAGTTGTTGTTGGTGCCCCCGCAATTGTAGCTATTGGGGTAGGGGTGGCTGTCTGGCTTACAGCCAGTGCTCTGCTGTCCTCTGGGTCCTAACAATTTAGACCCTAAATATTCTTAACGTACAAAGTTCAAACACAACTAAAACCATGACTAACCCCTCATCAGACGCTCCACAAAATATCGTTCGCTTTAGCTGGGCTATTTTCTTCCAGCGACTCACGCAAGCAAGCTTCGTACTTCTCTGTATTGGAGCCGTGCTCATCGTGCTATGGCACTTCAACGGTAGCGTGGATGTGATATTTCCTAATGCTGCAGAACCCTTAGCGTTCTTAGGCGGAGCGATCGTCCTGGTGACTTTAACTTTGCTCGGTGTCCCCGTGGTGGCAGCAACTGCAGCAGGTGTTGCCATTTGGCTAGCCATCCAAAACTTCCTTTAATACTGTCACCCCCGTTCCAGGACACCTATAGTCATGAATTTAATCGAAGTTCAGAAAGTGACCAAAAGCTTTCCAGAGGGGATTTTAGGGAAGCGTACGGTTTTGAACGATATCAATTTCACCGTGCGCCAGGGCGATTTTGTAGTGCTACGGGGCGCTAATGGTGCTGGCAAAAGCACGCTCATCAAAATCATTCTGGGCTTACAAGAACCCGATAGGGGAAGCGTTCGACTTTTTGGGCAAATGCCTAACACCCCTGAAGCCAAATTACATATAGGCACGATTTTTCAGGAGGTGACACCGCCGAATAGCTTAAAAGTTAAAGAACTGATCAATTTGGTAAGCAGCTACTATCCCGAGCCGCATTCAACCCAAGAAATTTTGCGAATGGTTGGGCTCGAAGATAAGCAAAATGCCTATCCCAGTAACTTGTCCGGAGGGCAAAAGCAGCGGCTTTACTTTGCGATCGCCCTAGTGGGCAATCCCAAGCTACTCATCCTAGACGAGCCGACTAAAAACCTAGACGAGGAAGGCCAAACAACTTTTTGGGAGCAAGTACAGCACTGCCAGGAAGCAGGTGTAACCATTTTGATGGTGACTCATATTCGAGAAGAGCAGAGCTTTTTGCAGAATGCAGCAACGCATATTATCACCTTGGCAGACGGTCAACTCGTTTACGATAAGCAACTTGCTCAACCTTCTAGTACCCCAGAGCCCCTAGTTCCCGCCTTCAGTAATCAACAAGCAAATCCTGTTAAAGTCCTGTTCATACAGACAAAAGCAGAGATTTTACAACTCATCAGAACTCCAATTTATTTGATTGGAGTATTGTTGTTTTCTGGGATGGCCAGTCTCTTCCCAGCTGGAGATCCCGATGCGATGAAGCTTCTGCTTGTACTGTTTTCCGCCATCAGCCTACTGATGTTCTCGGTGGATCGTTTGGGCAAACGAATCGCAATTGAACGTGTAGAGGGCTGGCTTAAATTACTCAAGGTCACTCCGCTACAGCCTAGCCTTTATCTCATGGCAAAGCTGATGATGACCATGTTGGTTCTGACGACTAGCCTTGCTACGATTTTTGGCATTGGCATCTACAAATTTGGCATTACGCAGTCATTCTTAGAATGGAGCCTCCTAAGTTCTGGCCTC
The nucleotide sequence above comes from Pseudanabaena sp. FACHB-2040. Encoded proteins:
- a CDS encoding ATP-binding cassette domain-containing protein encodes the protein MNLIEVQKVTKSFPEGILGKRTVLNDINFTVRQGDFVVLRGANGAGKSTLIKIILGLQEPDRGSVRLFGQMPNTPEAKLHIGTIFQEVTPPNSLKVKELINLVSSYYPEPHSTQEILRMVGLEDKQNAYPSNLSGGQKQRLYFAIALVGNPKLLILDEPTKNLDEEGQTTFWEQVQHCQEAGVTILMVTHIREEQSFLQNAATHIITLADGQLVYDKQLAQPSSTPEPLVPAFSNQQANPVKVLFIQTKAEILQLIRTPIYLIGVLLFSGMASLFPAGDPDAMKLLLVLFSAISLLMFSVDRLGKRIAIERVEGWLKLLKVTPLQPSLYLMAKLMMTMLVLTTSLATIFGIGIYKFGITQSFLEWSLLSSGLLLGTIPFAIAGIALGYIVPPKTLDAITGLLIPVALIGSGLFAEQIPSLLNDLIVLSPFFHYRGLIEFAADIGDEHHLTLHVLWLIFYAALGGLLAKQAYQKDALAK